One genomic region from Sphingomonas paeninsulae encodes:
- a CDS encoding type VI secretion system-associated FHA domain protein, which produces MSALYILKMFENADLAQPVDARLLRAGTITIGRDPANDWAIADPKCEISRRHCQFDATDEGLTLTVQGANGVYDADTQVRLPDNVAAPVSVPSSFLIGDYRIVVAPAPQTNDGDQREGQTLILSPPLGTSIDIPADYNDSEYKSGQPGDGSLLGAFCEGAGLDVSAFALEDPDVIMRRAGAVYRQMVLGLGDLMVERERVRQQFRIARTTIGSANNNPFKWAPTQRLALDLLLAEEHGFLSGPAALKASFKDIKKHLIATFAGLHKSLIAAVKMFDPEVIDAATASQGSLLKPRSTIHVEEHGRRHRDLMRQIEGGEDGTLNHVFVAEYDAISADLESRLA; this is translated from the coding sequence ATGTCTGCACTTTATATTCTCAAGATGTTCGAAAACGCCGATCTGGCTCAGCCGGTCGATGCCCGTCTGCTGCGAGCGGGAACGATCACGATCGGGCGCGACCCGGCGAACGACTGGGCAATTGCTGATCCGAAATGCGAGATCTCCCGGCGACATTGTCAGTTCGATGCGACGGACGAGGGGCTGACGCTCACGGTTCAGGGCGCAAACGGCGTTTACGATGCCGATACGCAGGTGCGCTTACCGGATAATGTCGCTGCCCCGGTTTCGGTGCCGAGCAGTTTCCTGATTGGTGACTACCGCATCGTCGTCGCGCCCGCACCGCAGACCAACGATGGCGATCAGCGCGAGGGGCAGACGCTCATCCTTTCGCCACCGCTCGGGACTTCGATCGACATACCCGCCGACTATAACGACTCCGAATATAAATCGGGGCAGCCGGGCGACGGCTCGCTTCTGGGCGCGTTTTGTGAAGGTGCCGGGCTGGACGTCTCGGCCTTCGCTCTTGAAGATCCCGATGTCATCATGCGGCGCGCTGGCGCGGTTTATCGGCAGATGGTGCTGGGCCTTGGCGATCTGATGGTCGAGCGCGAACGCGTTCGCCAGCAGTTCCGGATCGCGCGAACGACGATCGGCAGTGCCAATAACAATCCGTTCAAATGGGCACCCACGCAGCGGCTGGCGCTCGACCTGCTCCTGGCCGAGGAACATGGGTTTCTGAGCGGCCCGGCAGCACTCAAAGCCTCGTTCAAGGACATTAAAAAGCACCTTATCGCGACCTTCGCAGGGCTGCACAAATCGCTCATCGCGGCCGTCAAAATGTTCGATCCTGAAGTGATCGACGCTGCCACGGCCAGTCAGGGGTCGCTGCTGAAACCCCGGTCCACGATCCATGTCGAGGAACATGGGCGGCGGCACCGCGATCTCATGCGCCAGATAGAGGGCGGAGAAGACGGCACGCTGAACCACGTATTCGTCGCCGAATATGATGCAATATCCGCCGATCTGGAAAGCCGCCTCGCGTGA
- a CDS encoding protein kinase domain-containing protein, with the protein MTRIGRYRIGAAIGEGAMAQVFLAHDPSIERTIAIKVLRPELRGDPEVVQRFLKESRAAGMLSHAHIATIYDVGQSDGIPYIAMEHVDGDSLETMLTHQGRLTTERVLALSVQIADALDFAHRHGVIHRDIKPSNILITDKGRSAKLLDFGIARIEILGEARAEREVSRTVVGQIMGTPRYMSPEQAMGLPVDHRSDLFSLGSVIYEMTVGKPAFPANGLASLAIQIAQGSPIPIEQAITDCPRGLRFVIAKLLAKKPADRFTSAAAVRDVLKLELEAVQQDRDVRRRGLAMRTKLSLTMAATAAVALGLSVGFVLDSQKSALETMALTSASSMTSFVARNVGVRMAENADLPVAEQDWLPVQAFAETAAAQGNVRLLTVADEGGVIRAADDKALIGKRYVARGASDAAIVGDKGFRITRTVRYAGHNFGRVDMVIGRGALDGAMRTAEILLFALSLFVVLVVAAVGYFSARQLSAPLRRLNKALTDVAGGNTAFRISHRRRDEIGSLFDTFNDLVEHIELSRNPDATGDGPVSDATKIVVAPTLPLKRRVA; encoded by the coding sequence ATGACCCGGATCGGCCGCTACCGCATCGGAGCAGCAATCGGCGAAGGCGCGATGGCTCAAGTATTCCTTGCCCATGATCCGAGCATCGAACGCACCATCGCGATCAAGGTTCTGCGCCCGGAACTGCGTGGCGACCCCGAGGTGGTACAGCGATTCCTGAAAGAATCACGCGCCGCCGGAATGTTGTCACACGCCCACATCGCAACGATCTATGACGTCGGCCAGTCTGACGGCATTCCCTATATCGCGATGGAACATGTCGACGGCGATTCGCTTGAGACGATGCTCACTCATCAGGGTCGGCTGACGACGGAGCGCGTTCTGGCACTCTCGGTGCAGATTGCCGATGCGCTCGATTTTGCCCATCGTCACGGTGTCATCCACCGCGACATTAAACCATCGAACATCCTAATCACCGATAAGGGACGCAGCGCCAAACTGCTCGATTTCGGCATCGCGCGCATCGAAATTCTGGGCGAGGCGCGGGCCGAACGTGAGGTATCCAGAACGGTCGTCGGACAGATCATGGGAACGCCGCGTTATATGAGCCCCGAACAGGCGATGGGATTGCCCGTCGATCATCGTTCCGATCTGTTTTCGCTAGGATCTGTCATTTATGAAATGACCGTAGGCAAGCCGGCGTTTCCCGCCAATGGTCTCGCCAGTCTGGCTATTCAAATCGCGCAAGGTTCGCCGATCCCCATCGAACAAGCCATAACGGATTGCCCCCGCGGGCTGCGGTTCGTCATTGCCAAATTGCTCGCCAAGAAACCGGCGGATCGGTTCACGAGCGCTGCTGCCGTGCGTGACGTTTTGAAGCTTGAGCTAGAGGCTGTGCAGCAGGATCGCGATGTTCGGCGGCGCGGGCTTGCGATGCGCACGAAACTTTCGCTGACGATGGCGGCAACGGCGGCAGTCGCGCTGGGATTGAGCGTCGGCTTCGTCCTCGATAGCCAGAAATCCGCGCTGGAGACAATGGCACTGACATCTGCGTCGTCGATGACCAGTTTCGTCGCCCGCAACGTCGGCGTTCGTATGGCTGAAAACGCGGACCTTCCCGTCGCCGAACAGGACTGGCTGCCAGTACAGGCATTTGCCGAAACGGCGGCGGCACAGGGTAATGTCCGCCTGCTGACTGTGGCCGACGAGGGTGGAGTTATTCGCGCAGCGGACGACAAAGCACTGATCGGCAAACGGTATGTGGCCAGGGGAGCCAGCGATGCGGCGATCGTCGGCGACAAGGGTTTTCGGATCACCCGCACGGTTCGTTACGCGGGGCATAATTTTGGCAGGGTCGATATGGTTATCGGCCGTGGCGCGCTCGACGGTGCGATGCGCACTGCCGAGATTTTGTTGTTCGCACTGTCGCTTTTCGTTGTCCTCGTCGTTGCTGCGGTTGGTTATTTCAGCGCCCGGCAATTGTCCGCTCCCCTCCGGCGGCTGAACAAGGCGCTGACCGATGTCGCAGGCGGGAATACCGCATTTCGGATCTCGCATCGACGGCGCGACGAAATCGGCAGCCTGTTCGACACGTTCAACGATCTTGTCGAACACATTGAACTGAGCCGAAATCCCGATGCTACGGGTGACGGTCCCGTCTCCGATGCTACCAAGATCGTCGTAGCACCGACCCTTCCTCTCAAACGCCGGGTGGCCTGA
- a CDS encoding UDP-glucose dehydrogenase family protein, with the protein MKIAMIGAGYVGLVSGACFADFGHSVICVDLDQSKIDALHVGKMPIFEPGLAELVRVNVAASRLSFTTDLASAASDADAIFIAVGTPSRRGDGHADLTYVFQAARDIAAAVTKPTVVVTKSTVPVGTGDEVERILREVAPDIDLTVVSNPEFLREGAAINDFKRPDRIVIGADDERARGVMRDIYRPLYLNQSPLLFTSRRTAELTKYAANAFLATKITFINEMADLCEAVGADVKDVARGIGLDNRIGSKFLHAGPGYGGSCFPKDTLALLKTAEDFETPMRIVEATVQVNDGRKRAMGRKIITAMGGDVRGKTVGLLGLTFKPNTDDMRDAPSLAIVQALLDAGATVRAFDPEGMDVARTMMPDVVYCDGPYAVAEGASAIAIVTEWNEFRALDLARLTGLMVEKRIVDLRNLYDADDMAKLGIEYECVGRPAPR; encoded by the coding sequence ATGAAGATAGCGATGATCGGTGCGGGCTATGTCGGATTGGTGTCCGGTGCCTGTTTCGCAGATTTTGGGCATTCGGTCATTTGCGTCGACCTCGATCAATCAAAGATCGACGCGCTGCATGTTGGAAAAATGCCAATCTTTGAACCTGGACTGGCTGAACTGGTCCGGGTCAATGTTGCCGCCAGCCGACTCAGTTTCACGACTGATCTGGCCAGTGCGGCCTCCGATGCAGACGCGATCTTTATCGCGGTCGGAACCCCATCGCGTCGTGGCGACGGTCATGCCGACCTGACTTATGTGTTTCAGGCTGCTCGTGACATTGCAGCTGCCGTTACCAAGCCGACTGTCGTGGTTACCAAATCCACGGTGCCGGTCGGTACGGGTGACGAGGTCGAACGTATTCTTAGGGAGGTCGCGCCCGACATCGACCTTACTGTAGTCTCCAACCCGGAGTTTTTGCGCGAAGGTGCGGCGATCAATGATTTCAAACGGCCCGATCGTATCGTGATTGGGGCCGATGATGAGCGGGCACGTGGCGTAATGCGTGATATATATCGCCCACTGTATCTTAATCAGTCGCCGTTGTTGTTTACGAGCAGGCGCACGGCCGAACTCACCAAATATGCAGCGAACGCGTTTCTTGCGACCAAAATCACCTTTATCAACGAGATGGCCGATCTTTGCGAAGCGGTGGGCGCGGACGTCAAGGATGTTGCGCGGGGGATAGGACTGGACAATCGCATTGGGTCGAAGTTTCTCCACGCTGGACCGGGCTATGGCGGGTCATGCTTTCCCAAAGATACGCTGGCGCTGCTGAAGACTGCCGAGGACTTTGAAACGCCGATGCGCATTGTCGAGGCGACGGTTCAGGTAAACGACGGTCGCAAACGCGCGATGGGGCGCAAGATAATCACAGCGATGGGCGGCGATGTTCGCGGCAAGACGGTTGGTTTGCTTGGGCTTACGTTTAAGCCGAATACCGACGACATGCGTGATGCCCCTTCACTGGCGATTGTTCAAGCGTTGCTCGATGCCGGTGCGACCGTCCGCGCGTTCGATCCAGAGGGGATGGACGTTGCGCGGACGATGATGCCGGATGTCGTCTATTGCGACGGGCCATATGCCGTTGCGGAGGGCGCGAGCGCGATCGCGATCGTCACTGAATGGAATGAGTTTCGGGCGCTCGATCTGGCGCGGCTTACCGGCTTGATGGTCGAAAAGCGCATCGTCGATTTGCGCAATCTCTACGATGCCGACGATATGGCTAAGCTCGGTATTGAGTATGAATGCGTCGGACGACCCGCACCCCGTTGA
- a CDS encoding putative bifunctional diguanylate cyclase/phosphodiesterase, whose product MAITLVFTLILALSIWIVLRERAIRVLADRLETIVNAPDRQDHAKSGALPRLSNAIGIMVAQLASVGHRLPQRHPITGMATRELLIDAIDTRGPGHSESCLGVIEVLDFDRLCAFDAQSAEQLIKAIATRITDMVNSSRVVAQIDRGRFAIWFGATPMSDARAEFDALLYALQNRVTADTIDLLPQFACGLAIEQGERLPGTEFLARAIAALVSGTGDGAADGDVRIVSAKQRFVFEQGLRQAIARHEFRLVYQPFVNADEERVSGGEALLRWASAEHGDVPPTTFIPIVEAVGMAEEVGMWVLNEACDEAARWPFSGLSDLKVAVNLSALQLGRGDFDAVVERMLKRHSMPARALELELTETVAAGKSLGIGNLFQRLRALGVSMSIDDFGTGFSSLSYLKNLKFDKLKIDREFVTDVHRQRDSQAICQSIIALGRGLGIEVLAEGVEQWDEFAWLRRYGCALYQGYYFSKPLMPREFLAFASDKDHIRSLVEVGPTTLKNRINEHMT is encoded by the coding sequence ATGGCTATTACTCTTGTTTTCACTTTGATTTTGGCGCTGTCGATATGGATCGTGCTCCGCGAACGCGCGATCAGGGTGCTGGCTGACCGACTTGAAACCATAGTGAATGCACCCGATCGTCAGGACCATGCAAAGTCTGGCGCTCTGCCTCGCCTGAGTAACGCCATCGGCATCATGGTCGCGCAACTGGCCTCCGTCGGACATCGTTTGCCACAACGCCACCCGATAACCGGCATGGCAACGCGTGAGCTGCTGATCGACGCGATCGACACCAGAGGGCCGGGCCATTCCGAAAGCTGCCTCGGCGTGATCGAAGTCCTCGACTTCGATCGACTTTGCGCCTTCGATGCTCAGAGTGCCGAACAACTTATCAAGGCGATCGCAACGCGGATCACAGATATGGTCAACTCCAGCCGCGTGGTCGCACAGATCGACCGCGGTCGCTTTGCCATCTGGTTCGGCGCAACACCGATGTCCGATGCAAGGGCAGAATTCGATGCTCTGCTTTATGCCCTGCAAAACAGGGTGACGGCGGACACGATCGACCTCCTTCCGCAATTCGCCTGCGGTCTGGCCATCGAACAGGGTGAAAGATTGCCTGGAACCGAGTTCTTGGCGCGGGCAATTGCGGCGCTGGTTTCTGGAACCGGCGATGGGGCTGCTGACGGCGATGTCCGGATCGTATCGGCCAAGCAGCGCTTTGTGTTCGAACAAGGTCTTCGTCAGGCGATTGCCCGGCACGAATTTCGGCTGGTCTATCAACCGTTCGTCAATGCCGATGAGGAACGCGTCAGCGGAGGCGAAGCCCTGCTGCGGTGGGCAAGCGCGGAACACGGGGACGTTCCGCCAACCACATTCATTCCGATCGTCGAAGCTGTCGGCATGGCCGAAGAAGTCGGCATGTGGGTTTTGAACGAGGCGTGCGACGAAGCGGCACGCTGGCCTTTTTCTGGCCTCAGCGACCTGAAAGTAGCGGTCAATCTTTCGGCTCTGCAACTTGGTCGCGGTGACTTCGACGCGGTCGTCGAACGCATGTTGAAACGGCACTCCATGCCTGCCCGTGCGCTGGAACTGGAATTGACAGAGACCGTAGCGGCGGGAAAATCGCTCGGAATCGGCAATCTTTTCCAGCGCCTGCGCGCGCTGGGCGTATCGATGTCGATCGACGATTTCGGTACGGGATTTTCCAGTCTCAGCTATCTGAAGAACCTCAAATTCGACAAACTCAAGATCGACCGTGAATTCGTCACCGATGTTCATCGTCAGCGCGACAGTCAGGCAATCTGCCAGAGCATTATCGCACTCGGTCGCGGTCTCGGCATCGAAGTCCTTGCCGAAGGCGTGGAACAGTGGGACGAATTCGCCTGGCTGCGTCGCTACGGTTGCGCGCTTTACCAGGGTTATTATTTTTCCAAGCCGCTGATGCCGCGTGAATTTCTCGCTTTCGCATCCGACAAGGATCACATCCGCTCGCTCGTCGAAGTCGGCCCAACAACATTAAAAAACCGCATCAACGAGCATATGACATGA
- a CDS encoding ATP-grasp fold amidoligase family protein — translation MEIALPVVETTGARKFAPVRIGLTYLWRHRRLPDFITPQTFTELVQHRKLHDRDARLPLLADKVRAKAVVADRIGSEWIIPTLWHGTTLPERPDWPLPFVVKSRHGCNQISFVRDWRTTDWNALTARSRRWMRADYGFWLDEWLYSRIPRGIIVEPFVGTGPGLPIDYKFYVFDGRVEYIQIHLDRGARHRWIIMDRSWRRRSAITTDPDPARPDTLTRMIAAAEELGCGLEFARVDLYEIDGHPLFGEMTFYPGSGLDPFNPISLDQEMGFHWLNAKASLSP, via the coding sequence ATGGAAATCGCGCTCCCCGTTGTTGAAACTACCGGCGCGCGCAAATTTGCCCCTGTCCGTATCGGGCTCACATATTTGTGGCGCCATCGCCGCCTGCCCGACTTCATCACGCCGCAGACCTTCACCGAACTCGTGCAGCACCGCAAACTCCACGACCGCGATGCTCGCTTGCCGCTTCTCGCGGACAAGGTGCGGGCAAAGGCCGTCGTCGCCGATCGCATAGGAAGTGAATGGATTATTCCGACATTGTGGCACGGCACCACCCTGCCCGAGCGCCCCGACTGGCCGCTTCCATTCGTCGTAAAGTCACGGCACGGTTGCAATCAGATCAGCTTCGTCCGCGATTGGCGGACAACGGACTGGAATGCCCTGACCGCGCGCAGCCGTCGCTGGATGCGCGCCGACTATGGATTTTGGCTCGATGAGTGGCTCTACAGTCGCATTCCTCGCGGCATAATTGTCGAACCATTCGTCGGCACCGGCCCCGGCCTCCCCATCGACTATAAATTTTATGTCTTCGATGGTCGCGTCGAATATATCCAGATTCATCTGGATCGTGGTGCGCGACATCGCTGGATCATTATGGATCGTTCCTGGCGCCGTCGATCTGCTATTACCACAGACCCCGACCCTGCTCGCCCCGACACCCTGACACGCATGATTGCCGCGGCCGAAGAACTCGGCTGCGGCCTGGAGTTTGCAAGGGTCGATCTGTATGAAATCGATGGACATCCCTTGTTCGGGGAAATGACCTTTTACCCCGGTTCCGGTCTCGATCCTTTCAACCCTATTTCGCTCGATCAAGAGATGGGTTTTCACTGGCTGAACGCGAAGGCTTCGTTATCGCCTTAA
- a CDS encoding PilZ domain-containing protein has protein sequence MAAKPVPLSIPPDIKDDRRDSERHMTIFRAGKITHANRENLCLVRNISSSGAMAQVFQPLQVGDQIYLDLRLEERIVGRIVWVRGEHVGIAFSLNIALSEVLRSELDRGHRRRAPRVNVEATGRLQIGDDFLPVAIDNVSQTGTRIFCTRSLATGCEVRLWVDGLGAMPSFVRWTKDGIVGLAFLKSLSIWDLTTWVRDLTLATIGQNKA, from the coding sequence ATGGCCGCAAAGCCCGTCCCTCTCTCGATCCCACCCGATATCAAAGACGATCGGCGTGATTCAGAACGGCACATGACGATCTTTCGCGCCGGCAAGATAACGCACGCAAACCGCGAAAACCTTTGCCTCGTCAGGAATATATCGAGCAGCGGCGCGATGGCGCAGGTTTTCCAGCCCTTGCAGGTGGGCGACCAGATTTATCTCGATTTGCGGCTCGAAGAACGGATCGTCGGTCGCATCGTCTGGGTGCGCGGCGAACACGTCGGCATCGCCTTTTCACTCAACATCGCCCTTTCCGAAGTCCTGCGCTCCGAACTCGATCGCGGCCACCGCCGCCGCGCTCCCCGCGTCAACGTCGAAGCCACTGGTCGGCTTCAAATCGGTGACGATTTTTTGCCCGTCGCCATCGACAATGTCTCTCAAACCGGCACCCGCATCTTTTGCACCCGATCGCTGGCAACCGGCTGCGAAGTTCGTTTGTGGGTTGATGGTCTCGGCGCGATGCCTTCGTTCGTGCGCTGGACAAAGGACGGCATTGTCGGCCTGGCTTTTCTAAAATCGCTGTCCATCTGGGATCTTACCACTTGGGTTCGCGACCTCACGCTTGCGACGATCGGGCAAAACAAGGCGTAA
- a CDS encoding acyltransferase family protein, with translation MLALVIRILPLPSDAMVKGSAAKIHTLDGLRGVVALGVVVHHAIMTYLEQARGRTGAPESHFQNQLGSTGVAIFFMISAYLFCGALIRNDGRLDLVKFVESRLWRIIPLYSVLVCLTVFCAFYLTDFTLLVSPQKIVTSIVRLGLFSFVEIYPVNTANILHFFGQVWTLRFEWMLYALLPILGYFMRIARSPWPLFFGLFVCSVYNPLFSFFVVGAAAWVLVGCDSPRGKTLWQILGLAGFLIVLFGYHDSRAWPQAILLTPFFIAVLQGRRWFALLGMRPLRLLGDISFSLYLLHPFSLWIVSHMIVGVGRYPAMGMVELIGVIMLSAVLSIGVGVIGFKVIEQPLMGQRPLSNWLDARKTKRTRDLDGRSDWADEFDRDGGPGGIADDLLATATAKG, from the coding sequence GTGCTGGCGCTTGTGATTCGCATTTTGCCTTTGCCGTCTGATGCCATGGTGAAGGGTAGCGCGGCCAAAATTCACACGCTCGACGGATTGCGCGGCGTCGTTGCATTAGGGGTGGTCGTTCACCACGCGATAATGACTTATCTTGAGCAGGCGCGTGGGCGGACTGGCGCTCCGGAGAGTCATTTTCAAAACCAGCTTGGCTCGACCGGGGTCGCCATATTTTTCATGATTTCAGCTTATCTATTCTGCGGCGCGCTTATCAGGAATGATGGCCGTTTGGATCTGGTGAAGTTCGTTGAAAGTCGTTTGTGGCGGATTATTCCGCTGTATTCCGTTCTGGTTTGCCTGACAGTTTTTTGCGCATTTTACCTGACGGATTTTACCCTGCTCGTCTCGCCGCAAAAAATTGTGACGTCTATTGTGCGATTGGGTCTTTTCTCTTTCGTCGAGATTTACCCGGTAAATACCGCCAACATTTTACACTTTTTTGGGCAGGTGTGGACGCTCCGCTTTGAATGGATGCTTTACGCGTTGTTGCCGATTTTAGGCTATTTCATGCGGATCGCTCGATCCCCATGGCCGCTTTTTTTCGGGCTGTTTGTGTGCTCGGTATATAATCCGCTGTTCAGCTTTTTTGTGGTGGGTGCTGCGGCATGGGTGCTCGTCGGCTGCGATAGCCCGCGCGGAAAAACTTTGTGGCAGATTTTGGGTCTGGCCGGGTTTCTGATTGTGCTGTTTGGCTATCATGACAGTCGCGCATGGCCGCAGGCAATTCTGCTCACTCCCTTTTTCATCGCCGTATTGCAGGGCCGTCGATGGTTCGCGTTGCTCGGGATGCGGCCGTTGCGGTTGCTGGGCGATATTAGTTTCAGCCTGTATTTGCTGCATCCATTCTCATTGTGGATTGTCAGCCATATGATTGTCGGTGTCGGTCGCTATCCCGCTATGGGCATGGTCGAGCTGATCGGGGTCATAATGCTCAGTGCAGTTCTTTCGATCGGCGTCGGGGTCATAGGTTTCAAGGTGATCGAGCAACCACTGATGGGACAGCGTCCATTATCGAACTGGCTCGACGCGCGTAAAACGAAAAGAACGCGAGATTTGGATGGTCGTTCAGATTGGGCGGATGAGTTTGACCGCGACGGCGGCCCAGGCGGGATCGCTGATGACTTGCTGGCGACTGCCACTGCCAAAGGGTAA
- a CDS encoding LysM peptidoglycan-binding domain-containing protein gives MTVSLSVSRKNLRGYLAVSAMIALAACSSSSVIHRPDMIQPISNRAQFDDAVALLVDGDVKAARKMLSMMAKRDPSDQQTAALIASLDADPVAALGTKSFAYRVQPGDHMTSLAQRFLGDRLKFYLLARYNSIDVPKKIVTGQTLRIPGTAPPVVAAPPPRPIVNVPVHPPVAPPVEAKPVPKPPVTAPLATPLTLHRAAQLRGAGLAALNAGKVDRAVTLLRQAAALDHDSPAIRTDLARALRIQATVAARR, from the coding sequence ATGACTGTCTCTCTTTCTGTTTCCCGCAAAAATCTGCGGGGATATCTCGCTGTTTCGGCAATGATCGCGCTTGCCGCGTGTTCGTCATCGTCGGTCATTCATCGCCCCGACATGATCCAGCCGATCAGCAATCGCGCGCAGTTCGACGATGCGGTCGCGTTGCTTGTCGATGGCGACGTCAAAGCCGCACGCAAGATGTTGTCGATGATGGCAAAACGCGACCCCTCCGATCAACAAACAGCGGCGTTAATCGCGAGTCTCGATGCCGATCCAGTGGCTGCGCTCGGCACCAAGAGTTTTGCTTACCGGGTTCAGCCCGGCGACCACATGACCTCACTTGCCCAGCGCTTTCTTGGTGATCGGCTGAAATTCTATTTGCTGGCGCGGTACAACAGCATTGACGTTCCGAAGAAGATTGTCACCGGGCAGACCCTGCGCATTCCGGGCACCGCGCCCCCGGTCGTGGCCGCTCCGCCGCCCCGGCCCATCGTCAACGTACCTGTCCACCCTCCTGTCGCGCCGCCTGTCGAAGCCAAACCAGTACCTAAGCCACCAGTCACCGCACCCTTGGCAACCCCACTCACGCTTCACCGCGCGGCTCAATTGCGCGGGGCGGGGCTTGCGGCTCTAAACGCGGGCAAAGTCGATCGCGCGGTGACGCTGTTGCGACAAGCGGCGGCGCTCGACCATGACAGCCCGGCGATCCGAACCGATCTGGCACGCGCCCTGCGGATTCAGGCCACTGTGGCGGCGCGCCGATGA
- a CDS encoding OmpA family protein: protein MRKLAILAVLASTAMATPALARNDAWYIGAEGGGMLVEKADYRIDNVLAQSKQKVGFDVDGIIGYDFGPFRLEGEVGYKQAILKSISTQGVNDSFGRTSVLSFMVNGLLDFGSDDGLSGFVGGGAGVGRVKLGNYGIRTQGTLTDDSDTGFAYQAIAGVRYPVTTNVDVGLKYRFFNENRVDLINTDGVSQRTRFRSHSLLASLIYNFGEPAAPPPPPPPPPPAPEPAPPPPPVAAVCTPGPYIVFFEWNKSDITAEAASILDNAVTAYGDCGQAQVMLAGYTDTSGTPKYNLGLSQRRADAVSAYVSSKGVPAGVITSKAFGETNLRVQTADGVRELQNRRVEITYGPGSGN from the coding sequence ATGCGGAAGCTGGCTATACTCGCCGTGCTCGCCTCAACCGCCATGGCAACACCCGCGCTCGCGCGTAATGATGCATGGTACATCGGCGCCGAGGGTGGCGGGATGCTTGTTGAGAAGGCTGACTACAGGATCGACAACGTCCTCGCTCAGTCGAAGCAGAAGGTCGGCTTCGATGTCGACGGCATCATCGGTTACGACTTTGGACCTTTCCGTTTGGAAGGTGAAGTTGGCTACAAGCAGGCTATCCTGAAGAGCATCTCGACTCAGGGTGTCAATGACTCGTTCGGCCGTACTTCGGTACTTAGCTTCATGGTCAACGGTCTGCTCGACTTCGGCAGCGACGATGGCCTTAGCGGGTTCGTCGGCGGCGGTGCCGGTGTTGGTCGTGTCAAGCTTGGTAACTACGGTATCCGTACGCAGGGTACTCTGACTGACGATTCAGATACTGGCTTTGCTTATCAGGCAATTGCTGGCGTCCGTTATCCCGTCACGACGAACGTTGACGTTGGTTTGAAGTATCGCTTCTTCAACGAAAACCGCGTCGATCTGATCAACACCGACGGTGTCAGCCAGCGGACTCGGTTCCGTTCGCACAGCTTGCTCGCAAGCTTGATCTATAACTTCGGTGAACCAGCGGCTCCACCACCGCCACCGCCACCGCCACCACCGGCTCCTGAGCCTGCTCCACCGCCGCCACCAGTGGCTGCTGTGTGCACGCCTGGGCCGTACATCGTGTTCTTCGAATGGAACAAGTCGGACATCACAGCTGAAGCCGCGTCGATCCTCGACAACGCCGTAACCGCTTATGGCGATTGCGGTCAGGCTCAGGTCATGCTGGCTGGTTACACCGACACGTCGGGTACACCGAAGTACAACCTCGGCCTCTCGCAGCGTCGTGCCGATGCTGTCAGTGCCTATGTCAGCTCGAAGGGCGTTCCTGCCGGTGTCATCACCAGCAAGGCGTTCGGCGAAACCAACCTGCGCGTTCAGACCGCAGACGGTGTTCGCGAACTGCAGAACCGTCGCGTGGAAATCACGTACGGTCCGGGTTCGGGCAACTAA